The following proteins are encoded in a genomic region of Pseudoxanthomonas suwonensis 11-1:
- a CDS encoding PAS domain-containing protein, producing the protein MSRLPDMSPPTGPHQRAVHTCHDGTSRTVYWTDEEVPYPDGRLIVSRTGLDGVITHANEAFVELSGYSREELIGAPHSILRHPDMPRAAFADLWDTLKAGRKWHGYVKNLRKDGKHYWVYATALPNVREGRVVGYTSVRRKPSRRAIEEVLPLYRDWLRQEAAEACA; encoded by the coding sequence ATGAGCCGCCTCCCGGACATGAGCCCGCCGACCGGCCCGCACCAGCGCGCCGTGCATACCTGCCATGACGGCACCAGCCGCACCGTCTACTGGACCGACGAGGAAGTGCCGTATCCGGACGGGCGCCTGATCGTCTCGCGTACCGGCCTGGACGGCGTGATCACCCACGCCAACGAGGCCTTCGTCGAACTCAGCGGCTACAGCCGCGAGGAGCTGATCGGCGCCCCGCACAGCATCCTGCGCCACCCGGACATGCCGCGCGCCGCCTTCGCCGACCTGTGGGACACGCTGAAGGCCGGCCGCAAGTGGCACGGCTACGTCAAGAACCTGCGCAAGGACGGCAAGCACTACTGGGTCTACGCCACCGCCCTGCCCAACGTGCGCGAGGGCCGCGTGGTCGGCTACACCTCGGTGCGGCGCAAACCTTCGCGCCGCGCGATCGAGGAGGTGCTGCCGCTCTACCGCGACTGGCTCAGGCAGGAAGCGGCGGAGGCGTGCGCATGA
- a CDS encoding PhnD/SsuA/transferrin family substrate-binding protein: MTLNLLVAPDFAPENFPGWYMLATLLQHRSGTRLHLLMPADAREQAQMLADGLADLVYANPFDATAMIRDQGYRAFARPKAHSNEMVIATAAASPADHVEDLRPGCRIAVTDNRDVRLVGLRLLEPADLTEHDIQWEPASSYQAAARMTLNGQVDAGFFLASAYHALARITRERLKVLVESRLRDISHVLLAHPRVADADLAPLAQALLAVDPADTGDAQVLQALGLPAGFEPMEREDAEFMIDLMDTLLD, encoded by the coding sequence ATGACCCTCAACCTGCTGGTCGCCCCCGACTTCGCGCCGGAGAACTTCCCCGGCTGGTACATGCTGGCGACCCTGCTGCAGCACCGCTCCGGCACCCGCCTGCACCTGCTGATGCCGGCCGATGCACGCGAGCAGGCGCAGATGCTGGCCGATGGCCTGGCCGACCTGGTCTACGCCAATCCGTTCGACGCCACCGCGATGATCCGCGACCAGGGCTACCGGGCCTTCGCGCGGCCGAAGGCGCATTCCAACGAGATGGTGATCGCCACCGCCGCGGCGTCCCCGGCCGACCACGTCGAGGACCTGCGCCCCGGCTGCCGCATCGCCGTGACCGACAACCGTGACGTGCGCCTGGTCGGCCTGCGCCTGCTGGAACCGGCCGACCTCACCGAACACGACATCCAGTGGGAGCCGGCCAGCAGCTACCAGGCCGCCGCGCGCATGACCCTCAACGGCCAGGTCGATGCCGGCTTCTTCCTCGCCTCGGCCTACCACGCCCTCGCCCGCATCACCCGCGAGCGGCTGAAGGTGCTGGTGGAGAGCAGGCTGCGCGATATCAGCCACGTGCTGCTGGCGCATCCGCGCGTGGCCGACGCGGACCTCGCGCCGCTGGCGCAGGCCCTGCTCGCGGTCGATCCGGCCGATACCGGCGACGCCCAGGTACTGCAGGCGCTGGGCCTGCCCGCCGGGTTCGAACCGATGGAACGCGAGGACGCGGAATTCATGATCGACCTGATGGACACCCTGCTGGACTGA
- a CDS encoding SPFH domain-containing protein has product MKERPINSLPGIPVVLAGFVIALATFWLFISGVGGHGAPADPVRLAGSVIGLAATLAAFTGLYTIQPNQAAVLSLFGKYVGTVKEAGLRWNNPFYSKRKVSQRVRNFESGKLKVNDLDGSPIEIAAVIVWQVVDASEAVFNVDDYESFVHIQSEAALRAMASSYPYDQHDEGQIALRSHPQEISEHLQAQIAERLGTAGVEVIEARISHLAYAPEIAQAMLQRQQANAVIAARTRIVAGAVGMVEMALAELQKNDVVQLDEERKAQMVSNLLVVLCGDRGTQPIVNAGSLY; this is encoded by the coding sequence ATGAAAGAGCGTCCGATCAATTCCCTGCCTGGCATTCCCGTGGTGCTGGCCGGCTTCGTCATCGCCCTGGCCACGTTCTGGCTGTTCATCTCCGGGGTAGGCGGCCACGGCGCGCCGGCCGACCCGGTCCGCCTGGCCGGCTCGGTCATCGGCCTGGCCGCGACCCTTGCGGCGTTCACCGGCCTGTACACGATCCAGCCCAACCAGGCCGCGGTCCTGAGCCTGTTCGGCAAGTACGTGGGCACGGTCAAGGAAGCCGGCCTGCGCTGGAACAACCCCTTCTATTCCAAGCGCAAGGTCAGCCAGCGCGTGCGCAACTTCGAGAGCGGCAAGCTCAAGGTCAACGACCTGGACGGCAGCCCGATCGAGATCGCCGCGGTGATCGTGTGGCAGGTGGTCGATGCTTCCGAGGCGGTGTTCAACGTCGACGACTACGAGAGCTTCGTCCACATCCAGTCCGAGGCGGCGCTGCGAGCGATGGCCTCCAGCTATCCCTACGACCAGCACGACGAGGGCCAGATCGCGCTGCGCAGCCATCCGCAGGAAATCTCCGAGCACCTGCAGGCGCAGATCGCCGAGCGCCTGGGCACGGCCGGCGTCGAGGTGATCGAGGCACGCATCAGCCACCTGGCCTACGCCCCGGAGATCGCCCAGGCGATGCTTCAGCGGCAGCAGGCCAACGCGGTGATCGCCGCCCGCACCCGGATCGTCGCCGGCGCGGTGGGCATGGTCGAGATGGCCCTGGCCGAGCTGCAGAAGAACGACGTCGTCCAGCTGGACGAGGAGCGCAAGGCGCAGATGGTCAGCAACCTGCTGGTCGTGCTGTGCGGCGACCGCGGCACCCAGCCGATCGTCAACGCCGGTTCGCTGTACTGA
- a CDS encoding DUF4177 domain-containing protein, whose translation MSTTQWRYLAVELKTGMLGGYKVEQLQEEMDRHGRLGWELVNVIHSTPTVASPVLVFKRPA comes from the coding sequence ATGAGCACCACGCAATGGAGGTACCTGGCGGTCGAACTGAAGACCGGCATGCTGGGCGGCTACAAGGTGGAGCAGCTGCAGGAGGAGATGGACCGCCACGGCCGTCTTGGCTGGGAACTGGTCAACGTGATCCATTCCACGCCCACCGTCGCCTCGCCGGTACTGGTGTTCAAGCGGCCGGCCTGA
- a CDS encoding N-acetylmuramoyl-L-alanine amidase produces the protein MPPLPPPTVIDQPLPYVERLARRLPGQVDLVVVHCTELPDLATAREYGERVLYASGTGNSGHYYVDRDGTVLRYVPEDRIAHHVRGWNERAIGIELVNRGRWPDWLDSRRQAMDEPYPEAQVRALVALLRQLALDLPALRYITGHEDLDREQVPASDDPALRVQRKLDPGPRFPWEQVLAAIPLRRLPDPPPAAP, from the coding sequence ATGCCGCCCCTGCCCCCGCCGACCGTGATCGACCAGCCCCTGCCCTACGTGGAACGGCTCGCGCGGCGCCTCCCGGGGCAGGTCGACCTGGTCGTGGTCCACTGCACCGAGCTGCCGGACCTTGCCACCGCGCGCGAGTACGGCGAGCGCGTGCTCTACGCCAGCGGCACCGGCAACAGCGGCCATTACTACGTGGACCGCGACGGCACGGTGCTGCGCTACGTGCCCGAGGACCGCATCGCCCACCACGTGCGTGGCTGGAACGAGCGCGCCATCGGCATCGAACTGGTCAACCGCGGCCGCTGGCCGGACTGGCTGGACTCGCGCCGCCAGGCCATGGACGAACCCTATCCGGAGGCGCAGGTCCGGGCCCTTGTCGCGTTGCTGCGGCAGCTGGCCCTGGACCTGCCTGCACTGCGCTACATCACCGGCCACGAGGACCTGGACCGCGAACAGGTACCGGCCAGCGACGATCCGGCGCTGCGGGTGCAGCGCAAGCTCGACCCCGGCCCGCGCTTCCCGTGGGAGCAGGTGCTGGCCGCGATCCCGCTTCGACGCCTGCCCGATCCGCCGCCCGCCGCGCCTTGA
- a CDS encoding arginyltransferase, with protein MATEGKTPLRPWPLTPPPAVFRNQPVSATARIHGAMLHAHVDRDAMGHDTTPAEDLRLYQTGGHPCGYWPDREARDLVLDPRDPRLGLVYPRALEWGFRRSGDIVYRPYCAGCRACVAVRIPVDRFQPDRSQRRCLRHNADVSARIVPAQRTDEHFDLYQRYLRARHRDGGMDDHGTAEFDQFLVGAWSDTRFLELRLAPTPGSTGPGRLLAVAVTDRAPHGLSAVYTFYEPEEAARGLGTLGILRQLEWARREGLQHLYLGYWIDGHDKMDYKRRFRPLEAFNGRGWLPFPD; from the coding sequence ATGGCCACGGAGGGGAAAACGCCCCTGCGTCCCTGGCCGTTGACCCCGCCGCCGGCCGTGTTCAGGAACCAGCCGGTTAGCGCCACCGCGCGCATCCACGGCGCTATGCTGCATGCACACGTCGACCGCGATGCCATGGGCCACGACACCACTCCCGCCGAAGACCTGCGCCTGTACCAGACCGGCGGGCACCCGTGTGGCTACTGGCCCGACCGCGAGGCACGCGACCTGGTGCTGGATCCGCGCGACCCGCGACTGGGCCTGGTCTATCCGCGCGCACTGGAGTGGGGATTCCGCCGCTCCGGCGACATCGTCTACCGCCCCTACTGCGCCGGTTGCCGTGCCTGCGTGGCGGTGCGCATCCCGGTGGACCGCTTCCAGCCCGACCGCAGCCAGCGCCGCTGCCTGCGCCACAACGCCGACGTCAGCGCGCGCATCGTCCCGGCGCAGCGCACCGACGAGCATTTCGACCTCTACCAGCGCTACCTGCGCGCGCGCCATCGCGACGGTGGCATGGACGACCACGGCACCGCCGAGTTCGACCAGTTCCTGGTCGGCGCGTGGTCGGATACGCGCTTCCTCGAGCTGCGGCTGGCGCCCACGCCCGGCTCCACCGGCCCGGGAAGATTGCTGGCGGTCGCGGTGACCGATCGCGCGCCACACGGGCTGTCCGCGGTCTACACCTTCTACGAACCGGAAGAAGCCGCGCGCGGCCTGGGCACGCTGGGCATCCTGCGGCAGCTGGAATGGGCGCGGCGCGAGGGCCTGCAGCACCTGTACCTGGGCTACTGGATCGACGGCCACGACAAGATGGACTACAAGCGCCGCTTCCGTCCGCTGGAAGCGTTCAACGGACGCGGATGGCTGCCGTTCCCGGACTGA
- a CDS encoding roadblock/LC7 domain-containing protein, which translates to MNAIPLHHNPRAAQIRQTLEDLNGSSADIEASALVSIDGLLIDAAMPQGMDEDRIGAMSAALLSLGERTARELGRGRLERVLVQGEHGYVIMTAAGEEAVLTVLTRAEVKLGLAFLDIKRAAQVLGRIV; encoded by the coding sequence ATGAACGCCATCCCCCTCCATCACAACCCGCGCGCCGCCCAGATCCGGCAGACCCTGGAAGACCTCAACGGCTCCAGCGCCGACATCGAAGCCTCCGCGCTCGTCTCCATCGACGGCCTGCTGATCGACGCCGCCATGCCGCAGGGCATGGACGAGGACCGCATCGGCGCCATGTCCGCCGCCCTGCTCTCCCTCGGCGAGCGCACCGCGCGCGAGCTCGGCCGCGGGCGCCTCGAGCGCGTCCTGGTCCAGGGCGAGCATGGCTACGTGATCATGACCGCCGCCGGCGAAGAGGCGGTGTTGACCGTGCTGACCCGTGCCGAGGTCAAGCTCGGCCTGGCCTTCCTCGACATCAAGCGGGCCGCCCAGGTCCTCGGCCGCATCGTCTGA
- the tesB gene encoding acyl-CoA thioesterase II — translation MSAVLGPVVSELIDLLALERLEDNLFRGQSRDIGTRYVFGGQVLGQALAAAQATIDNGRQVHSLHAYFLRAGDIEHPIVYDVDRTRDGGSFSVRRVTAIQHGKVIFFCAASFQDGETGAEHQLKMPEVPQPEDISPADPVPPDVMATLPTKVQRWLSRGGPFEFRHVYPRDELNPPKRPPYQQVWFRLRENVGDIPAELHQALLAYASDFHLLGTATFPHGISYYTPNVQMASLDHALWFHRPFRADDWLLYSLDSPSSQASRGLARGQIFDRQGRLVASTAQEGLIRVVPDSDAARAVPAQE, via the coding sequence GTGTCCGCTGTCCTTGGCCCCGTGGTTTCCGAACTGATCGACCTGCTCGCCCTGGAACGGCTGGAGGACAACCTCTTCCGCGGCCAGAGCCGGGACATCGGTACCCGCTACGTGTTCGGCGGACAGGTGCTGGGCCAGGCGCTGGCCGCCGCCCAGGCCACGATCGACAACGGCCGCCAGGTGCATTCGCTGCACGCCTATTTCCTGCGCGCCGGCGATATCGAACATCCGATCGTCTACGACGTGGACCGCACCCGCGACGGCGGCAGCTTCTCGGTGCGCCGGGTCACCGCGATCCAGCACGGCAAGGTGATCTTCTTCTGCGCCGCCTCCTTCCAGGACGGCGAGACCGGCGCCGAGCACCAGCTGAAGATGCCCGAGGTGCCGCAGCCGGAGGACATCTCCCCGGCCGATCCGGTGCCGCCGGACGTGATGGCCACCCTGCCGACCAAGGTCCAGCGCTGGCTGTCGCGCGGCGGTCCGTTCGAGTTCCGCCACGTATATCCGCGCGACGAGCTCAACCCGCCCAAGCGCCCGCCCTACCAGCAGGTCTGGTTCCGCCTGCGCGAGAACGTCGGCGACATCCCGGCCGAACTGCACCAGGCGCTGCTGGCGTATGCCTCGGACTTCCACCTGCTGGGCACGGCGACCTTCCCGCACGGGATCAGCTACTACACGCCCAACGTGCAGATGGCCTCGCTCGACCACGCGCTGTGGTTCCACCGCCCGTTCCGTGCCGACGACTGGCTGCTGTACTCGCTCGACAGCCCCAGCAGCCAGGCTTCGCGGGGGCTCGCCCGCGGACAGATCTTCGACCGCCAGGGCCGGCTGGTCGCCAGCACCGCCCAGGAAGGCCTGATCCGCGTAGTGCCCGACAGCGATGCCGCGCGCGCCGTGCCGGCCCAGGAGTAA
- a CDS encoding endonuclease/exonuclease/phosphatase family protein has product MRTVLPIIPLLAAMLSACSTPAPVAADEPRDDAPLRVATYNVSLYDDQAGGLVARLQGGDAGARKVAAVLQRVRPDLVLVNEFDHDEAGRAADLFQREYLEQAQPGGGEPLHYPYRYLAPVNTGAPSGLDLDRNGTIGGEGRARGNDAWGYGLHPGQYGMLVLSRHPIDADAVRSFQLLRWSTMPGARRPIDPATGKPWHDDAVWAQLRLSSKSHWDVPVRTPQGTVHFLVSHPTPPVFDGPEDRNGARNADEIELWRHYISGGDDAWLCDDAGRCGGLAEGERFVVAGDLNNDPADGDGHHEAILGLLEHPRVLRMATPRSEGGAEKARAYAAAGLRRVGAPEHVTGDFGPRSGTMRLDYVIPSTGFEAIGSGVFWPASTDPAAAIADGSDHHLVWVDLAARRDVGGD; this is encoded by the coding sequence ATGCGAACCGTCCTCCCGATCATTCCGCTGCTGGCCGCGATGCTGAGCGCCTGTTCCACCCCGGCCCCGGTAGCCGCCGACGAGCCGCGCGACGACGCGCCGCTGCGCGTTGCCACCTACAACGTCTCCCTTTACGACGACCAGGCCGGCGGCCTGGTCGCGCGCCTGCAGGGCGGCGACGCGGGCGCGCGCAAGGTCGCGGCGGTGCTGCAGCGGGTGCGTCCGGACCTGGTGCTGGTCAACGAGTTCGACCATGACGAGGCTGGCCGCGCGGCCGACCTGTTCCAGCGCGAATACCTCGAGCAGGCCCAGCCCGGCGGCGGCGAGCCGCTGCACTATCCCTACCGCTACCTGGCCCCGGTCAACACCGGCGCGCCCAGCGGACTGGACCTGGACCGCAATGGCACGATCGGTGGCGAAGGCCGGGCGCGCGGCAACGATGCCTGGGGCTACGGCCTGCACCCGGGCCAGTACGGGATGCTGGTGCTGTCGCGGCATCCGATCGATGCCGATGCGGTGCGCAGCTTCCAGCTGCTGCGCTGGAGCACGATGCCCGGCGCGCGCCGGCCGATCGATCCGGCCACCGGCAAGCCCTGGCACGACGATGCGGTGTGGGCACAGCTGCGGCTGTCGTCCAAGTCGCACTGGGACGTTCCGGTGCGCACGCCGCAAGGCACCGTGCACTTCCTGGTCTCGCATCCGACCCCGCCGGTGTTCGATGGTCCGGAAGACCGCAACGGCGCGCGCAATGCCGACGAGATCGAGCTTTGGCGCCACTACATCTCCGGCGGCGATGACGCCTGGCTGTGCGACGACGCCGGCCGCTGCGGTGGCCTGGCCGAGGGCGAGCGCTTCGTGGTCGCCGGCGACCTCAACAACGATCCTGCCGATGGCGATGGCCACCACGAGGCCATCCTCGGGCTGCTCGAACATCCGCGCGTGCTGCGCATGGCCACGCCGCGCTCCGAGGGCGGTGCGGAGAAGGCGCGCGCCTATGCCGCGGCCGGACTCAGGCGCGTCGGCGCACCGGAGCACGTGACCGGCGACTTCGGCCCGCGCTCGGGCACGATGCGGCTGGACTACGTGATCCCCTCCACCGGCTTCGAGGCCATCGGCAGCGGGGTGTTCTGGCCAGCCTCGACCGACCCGGCCGCGGCGATCGCAGATGGCAGCGACCACCACCTGGTATGGGTCGACCTGGCCGCTCGTCGGGACGTCGGCGGCGATTGA
- a CDS encoding EF-hand domain-containing protein encodes MNKTPYLIAAALLAVTAGAAMAQDTAAPAAQAKPRVSLDANKDGVVDRTEAAAHPRLAERFDELDRNKDGKLQRDELPRMKHPGRHGGRGGHGFGGFGFAGPGADTDKDGRISKAEALAAATSHFERMDVNKDGFIDKADREAMAKSRREAWFKRVDTDGDGKLSQAELDAAKAKRGERGERGGHRGHGAEAAAKK; translated from the coding sequence GTGAACAAGACCCCTTACCTGATCGCCGCCGCGCTGCTGGCCGTCACCGCCGGGGCCGCCATGGCCCAGGACACCGCGGCCCCCGCCGCCCAGGCCAAGCCGCGCGTGTCGCTGGACGCCAACAAGGACGGCGTGGTCGATCGTACCGAGGCCGCGGCGCATCCGCGCCTGGCCGAGCGCTTCGACGAGCTGGACCGCAACAAGGACGGCAAGCTGCAGCGCGACGAACTGCCGCGCATGAAGCACCCAGGCCGCCATGGTGGCCGCGGCGGCCACGGCTTCGGTGGCTTCGGCTTCGCCGGCCCGGGTGCCGATACCGACAAGGACGGCCGCATCAGCAAGGCCGAGGCCCTGGCGGCGGCTACCAGCCACTTCGAGCGGATGGACGTGAACAAGGACGGCTTCATCGACAAGGCCGACCGCGAAGCGATGGCCAAGTCGCGCCGCGAAGCGTGGTTCAAGCGCGTCGACACCGACGGCGATGGCAAGCTGAGCCAGGCCGAGCTGGATGCGGCCAAGGCCAAGCGTGGCGAGCGCGGTGAGCGCGGTGGCCATCGCGGCCACGGCGCCGAGGCTGCGGCGAAGAAGTAA
- a CDS encoding M15 family metallopeptidase, whose protein sequence is MHLPPQPLRTRLVNTGHIELWPACLLRARGNTDARAIAQSHTVLRRKRDGRYLATVRDEGVLALVPRLAREPGIDEALDALAADEAHPGRGPLPPPGFLPLERLQQRLAALGIDAEAYESRTGLEPLPEPEWLAFAGRDRWQRPLWLLPGAARAWLAMRRAAGADGVALEAISGYRSHDYQLGIFERKLARGQTLDRILTVNAAPGYSEHHDGRALDIGTPGEPPAEESFESTAAFAWLQAHAAAFGFRMSYPRDNPHGIVYEPWHWRFHGDAGAAA, encoded by the coding sequence ATGCACCTGCCTCCCCAGCCCCTGCGCACCCGCCTGGTCAACACCGGGCATATCGAACTATGGCCTGCCTGCCTGCTGCGCGCACGCGGCAACACCGACGCCCGCGCCATCGCCCAGTCCCACACCGTGCTGCGGCGCAAGCGCGACGGCCGTTACCTGGCCACGGTGCGCGACGAGGGCGTGCTGGCGCTGGTGCCGAGGCTGGCGCGCGAGCCGGGCATCGACGAGGCGCTGGACGCACTGGCCGCGGACGAGGCGCACCCCGGTCGCGGCCCGCTGCCGCCACCGGGCTTCCTGCCGCTTGAACGCCTGCAGCAGCGCCTGGCCGCTCTGGGCATCGACGCCGAAGCCTACGAGTCACGCACCGGCCTGGAGCCGCTGCCCGAACCCGAATGGCTGGCCTTCGCCGGTCGCGACCGCTGGCAGCGACCACTGTGGCTGCTGCCCGGCGCTGCCCGCGCCTGGCTGGCGATGCGCCGCGCCGCCGGGGCCGACGGCGTGGCGCTGGAAGCCATCTCCGGCTACCGCAGCCACGATTACCAGCTGGGCATCTTCGAGCGGAAGCTGGCGCGCGGGCAGACGCTGGACCGGATCCTCACGGTCAACGCGGCTCCCGGCTACAGCGAGCACCACGACGGCAGGGCGCTGGACATCGGCACGCCTGGCGAACCGCCGGCCGAGGAATCGTTCGAGTCCACCGCCGCCTTCGCCTGGCTGCAGGCCCATGCCGCGGCCTTCGGCTTCCGCATGAGCTATCCGCGCGACAACCCGCACGGCATCGTCTACGAACCCTGGCACTGGCGCTTCCACGGCGATGCCGGCGCGGCCGCCTGA
- the purT gene encoding formate-dependent phosphoribosylglycinamide formyltransferase, whose amino-acid sequence MVRIGTPLSPHATRVLLLGSGELGKEVAIELQRLGAEVIAADRYADAPAMQVAHRSHVLDMLDTFALRELIAKEKPDLVVPEIEAIHTETLVQLETEHGQKVVPTARAARLTMDREGIRRLAAETLGLPTSPYRFVDTLEEYREAIAVVGLPCVVKPVMSSSGKGQSTVREESQVEAAWEYAQTGGRAGAGRCIVEGFIDFDYEITLLTVRHAGGTDFCEPVGHLQRDGDYRESWQPQPMSPRALERAREIARTITDDLGGWGVFGVELFVKGDEVWFSEVSPRPHDTGLVTLVSQDLSQFALHARAILGLPVPVIRQHGPSASCALLASGHGVPVFSGIDGALAAPDTALRLFGKPKVEGQRRVGVTLARGEDIGQARATARDAAAAIGIELLP is encoded by the coding sequence ATGGTCCGTATCGGAACCCCGCTGTCCCCCCACGCCACCCGCGTCCTGCTGCTCGGCTCGGGCGAACTGGGCAAGGAAGTGGCGATCGAGCTGCAGCGCCTGGGCGCGGAGGTGATCGCCGCGGACCGCTACGCCGATGCCCCGGCCATGCAGGTCGCCCACCGCAGCCACGTGCTGGACATGCTCGACACCTTCGCCCTGCGCGAGCTGATCGCGAAGGAGAAGCCGGACCTGGTGGTGCCGGAGATCGAGGCCATCCATACCGAGACCCTGGTGCAGCTGGAGACCGAGCATGGCCAGAAGGTGGTGCCGACCGCGCGCGCCGCGCGCCTGACCATGGACCGCGAGGGCATCCGCCGCCTGGCCGCCGAGACCCTGGGCCTGCCGACCTCGCCCTACCGTTTCGTCGACACGCTGGAGGAGTACCGCGAGGCGATCGCCGTGGTCGGCCTGCCGTGCGTGGTCAAGCCGGTGATGTCGTCCTCGGGCAAGGGCCAGAGCACGGTGCGCGAGGAGTCGCAGGTCGAGGCGGCCTGGGAATACGCGCAGACCGGCGGCCGCGCCGGTGCCGGCCGCTGCATCGTCGAGGGCTTCATCGACTTCGACTACGAGATCACCCTGCTGACCGTGCGCCATGCCGGCGGCACCGACTTCTGCGAGCCGGTCGGCCACCTGCAGCGTGATGGCGACTACCGCGAGAGCTGGCAGCCGCAGCCGATGTCGCCGCGCGCGCTGGAGCGTGCGCGGGAGATCGCGCGCACGATCACCGACGACCTCGGTGGCTGGGGCGTGTTCGGCGTGGAGCTGTTCGTGAAGGGCGACGAGGTGTGGTTCTCGGAAGTGTCGCCGCGGCCGCACGACACCGGCCTGGTCACCCTGGTCTCGCAGGACCTGTCGCAGTTCGCGCTGCACGCGCGCGCCATCCTCGGCCTGCCGGTGCCGGTGATCCGCCAACACGGGCCCAGCGCGTCCTGCGCGCTGCTGGCCAGCGGCCACGGCGTGCCGGTGTTCTCCGGGATCGATGGGGCGCTGGCTGCGCCGGACACGGCGCTGCGCCTGTTCGGCAAGCCGAAGGTGGAAGGCCAGCGCCGGGTGGGTGTCACCCTCGCCCGCGGCGAGGACATCGGGCAGGCGCGCGCGACGGCGCGCGATGCCGCCGCGGCGATCGGGATCGAACTGCTGCCCTGA
- a CDS encoding PH domain-containing protein — MTRTVASGAEFEVSPPTARTLWVLPAIWVALVAAVFALRGEALLQPDPSRTVPAWLVMMFAIALAVVGPLVLLRYRRIRIRGRQLWVRAGGLFTQKVPLEMLDLEHARIVDLDEHTDLKPSVRLWGMGLPGFRAGHYLLRNRARAFCLLTRNERVVVLPRRDGRYVLLSPERPQDLLARLHEAAGAQR; from the coding sequence ATGACCCGCACCGTCGCGTCCGGAGCCGAGTTCGAGGTCAGCCCGCCCACGGCGCGCACGCTGTGGGTGCTGCCCGCCATCTGGGTCGCACTGGTGGCCGCGGTGTTCGCCCTGCGCGGCGAGGCGCTGCTGCAGCCGGATCCGTCCCGCACGGTGCCGGCGTGGCTGGTGATGATGTTCGCCATCGCCCTGGCGGTCGTCGGCCCGCTGGTCCTGCTGCGCTACCGGCGCATACGCATCCGCGGCCGCCAGCTGTGGGTCCGGGCCGGCGGCCTGTTCACCCAGAAGGTCCCGCTGGAAATGCTGGACCTGGAACACGCGCGCATCGTCGACCTGGACGAGCACACCGACCTGAAGCCGAGCGTGCGCCTCTGGGGCATGGGCCTGCCCGGCTTCCGCGCCGGCCACTACCTGCTGCGCAACCGCGCCCGCGCCTTCTGCCTGCTCACCCGCAACGAACGGGTGGTGGTACTGCCGCGTCGCGACGGCCGCTACGTCCTGCTGAGCCCGGAACGCCCGCAGGACCTGCTGGCGCGACTGCACGAGGCCGCCGGCGCCCAGCGCTGA
- a CDS encoding Arc family DNA-binding protein produces MTERKAFQLRISAEILAATQRWADDELRSLNAQIEYVLRDALRKAGRLQKPDGQNPEDEP; encoded by the coding sequence ATGACCGAACGCAAGGCGTTCCAGCTGCGCATCAGTGCCGAGATCCTGGCGGCGACCCAGCGCTGGGCGGACGACGAGCTGCGCAGCCTCAACGCCCAGATCGAGTACGTGCTGCGCGATGCGCTGCGCAAGGCAGGCCGGCTGCAGAAGCCGGACGGACAGAACCCGGAGGATGAGCCATGA